CGCCGCATGAGACCCAGACACGCTATGAGCACCCGAAAATGAGGTACTCTCAAGAACCAAATAGGGTGTGGAGAAAATTTCAGCCATAATAATGAGGACCTCGGCATTCAGTGTTAGACGCGTTTTGCACGCCGAATGACCTTTGGCGGGCATTTTGATGCGCCGCACACTCCCCCCGTCCAAAATGATGGGGGGATTTTTTGCGCATACCCGAACATTCCCAGGCAAAGCATGACCCACAGAAGTCCACCAGCACCCGTTCCCGCCAGAAATCCAGCCTGAGCCGTCCAGACACCATAAAAACCCGTCAAGACACCTTCCACACCACCCCCCAGACACCCCCCGCCACCGTGCAGGATGTCACAAAGCCCAGCCAGGGTGTGGCATTTCCGACCCAAACCCACCCTGATAAAATGCTGATTATCAATGTATTACATTTAGTGCGGCGAAATGAACCCTGACAGCGACATGGACCTGCTGGTGGTGATGCCGGACGGGACGCACCGCCGCAGGACAGGCAACGAGATATTCCGCGCGCTCCGGGGACTGGGGCTGCCCAAGGATGTGGTTGTCGTCACCGAGGAGGATGTCAGGAAACACCTAAACAACCCATTGTTGGTGCTGAAACCGGCTTTTGAAGAAGGGCTGGCATTGTATGTCGCGGCGTGACGCCGCGGCGGTTGGTTGATCTGGGCGGGCAAAAGTGGCATATTTATGGCATCCGGGGGGGAGCCGCATATTCAAGGAGCATAAATCATGGCGCCCGTCATTCATGAAAACGAACCGAAAGGGAACGCGCTGCGCATCCAGATGGACCGGCATGTGGGGCGCGCACAGTCCACGTACACGCCCACGCAGATGGTGGTGGCGCGGGCGAAGGGCAGCCGCCTGTGGACGGTAGACGGACGCAAATTGATTGATTTCACGTCGGGGGTGCTGGTGTCCAATCTGGGGTACGCGCACCCGCTCTTCGAGAAACGGCTGGCGGAATACCGCCGGGGCCTGCCCCGGAACGCGTACAACATGGTGACCGCCGTGCAGGTGGAGGCGTCGCGCAGGCTGGTGGCGAGCATGAGGGCGAACCCGAACGCGCAGCAGACGCTGTGGGCGGCGAGCGGCTCGGAGGGCATCCAGAAGGCGATGTGGGCGGCGATGCATTTCCAGCCGGAACGGCACATTCTGGTGGCCACGCGGGGCGGGTTCCACGGGAAGAAGGGCCTCGCGGCGGACGTGTCCGGCGAGAGCAGCCCGAACCCGAACGTGCGCTTCATCTCCTTTCCCATGGGGGACGGCCTGTCAGAGGCGGACTGCCGCCGGGAACTGGACGCGCTGGCGGCGGAGAACCCCGGCAAAATCGCCCTGCTCATCACGGAGCCCTATCTCGGCGCGAAGGGCTCGTTCCACCCGCCGAAGTGGTACCACGCCCTGCTCCAGGAGTGGTGCCGGGCGCAGGGCGCGGCCTTCATCTTCGACGAGGTGCAGTCATGCTTCGGGCGGACGGGAAACATGTACGCCTTCGAGAGCTATGGGGTGCAGCCGGACCTGGTGGTGCTGGGCAAGGGCCTGGCGAACGGCGAGCCCGCCGCCGCCGTGGTGGGCCGCCGGGACATGATTTCATCCATGGATTACGGCGAGGCGTCGGACACCTTCAGCGGGGTGCCGGGGGCGTGCGCGGCGGTCTGCGCCACCCTGGACGTGTTCAAGGCGGAGAAAATCGTGGCTCAGTCGCGCCGGTTGGAGAAGTGGCTGCGTAAAGGCCTGGGGCGCCTGCAGAAGGAGTTCCCTTTCGTCCGCGAGGTGCGCGGCGAGGGGGCGGTCTATGGCGTGGAAATGACGGACAAGGAGACGGCTGACCGATGCGTGCTGGAGGCCTACCGCGCCAGGGCGAAAAAGGGCGTCCATTTCCTGGGCCCCCTGGCGGGGAAGGTGCTCCGCGTGAGCCCGCCGCTGGTCATCACCCGCGAGGAGGTGGACGAGGCCTTCGGCCTGATCGCCGAGGCTTGGGGAAGAATCAAATAAGACGGGCGCGGAACCGCGTTTGACCCGGCATCGCCACTCCGGCAGTAACGCATCCCAGGAGCCTTCCAAAAAGCCCCCACATGCGGACAAGCCCAACAAAACGCTTGCGTGTCACCCCCGCGAAAGCGGGGGGGCCACAGATGCCGGATTGGCGTAAACACTTGGTAAGACTGGACTCCCGCGAACGGGGCCTTCCAAAAAGGTCTGGGCCAAGGAAAAGGACACGAAACAGCCCTCCCGTCATTCCCGTGAAAGGGGCCTTCCAAAAAAGGTCACAACCGGAGAAAAGACCAAGAAAGCCCCCCCCGTCATTCCCGTGAAAACGGGAATCCAGAGATGCAGGATTGGGATAACCTGTTGTTATTACTGGATTCCCGCGTGCGCGGGAATGACGGCTCTGGGTTGGGCTTGTTGTGGAAAATCCTGTCTGTTGCGCGGAGCTGGGGTTATTGGAAGGCCCCGAAAACGGGAATCTAGAGAGGCCGGATCGGCGCAAACCCTTGGCATCAATGGATTCCCGTTTTCACGGGAATGACGGGGGCGGATTGGGCTTGTTGTGGAAAATTCTGTCGGTTTAGCGGTGCCGGGGTCTTTGAAAGGCCCTATCCAGACGCTATTCTGTCGGAGACACGCAAAAACTGCGGGCATGCCGAATCACGGAAACACCCAAACAGGTGATTCAGGGTGCAATTCCTTTTGCATCTCTCCTTTTTCTATTCTTCTCTGCGCTCCTCCGCGTCCTCCGCGCCTCCGCGTTTTCTGCTTTCAACGCACTGTTCTTGCGCAGCACTTTTGCCAGTGATTTTGTTGCGCCGAGGCGCAAAGGACGCGGAGGGGATAAACGTGTCCAACCCCTGGCGTTTAGTGAAGTCAAGGGAATGCCCATATAAGAACTACTTGCACCGCTTTGCCCTTTCCCCGCCTTTTTGCGTATCGTAGTGACGTGCGCGCCGGATGGGCGGCGCGCGCCGAACGGGAGCATGGACATGGGAATTCAGGGTCTGGCCGGGATGGTGGCGTTTGCGCTGTTGTGCGGGGCGGCGGGGGCGCAGGATGCCGCGGCCCCGGCCACGGGCTTTCTTAACCAGTCGGTCACGGTGGACGGCCACGAGCACCGCTACGCGCTGTATGTGCCGCGCGAATACGACGCCGCCAAGGCATGGCCGCTGGTGGTCTTCCTGCACGGCGCGGGCGAACGCGGCGCGGACGGCCTGAAGCAGACGGAGGTGGGCATCGGCCGGGCCATCCGTCTGAACCCGGAGCGCTTCCCCTGCCTCGTGCTGATGCCCCAATGCCCGGACAACAAGTTCTGGGACGCCATGTTCCCCGCCATGGAGGCCATGATGGCGCGGACGAAGGCCGGCTACACGGTGGACGAAAAGCGGGTGACCCTGACGGGCCTTTCCCTGGGCGGCTACGGCACCTGGCTCTGGGGCTCGATGAAGACGGACACCTTCGCCGCGCTCATGCCCGTCTGCGGCGGCGGCAACCCGATGGACCTGAAACGCCTCAGCCCGGACATGACCCCCGACTCCTTCGGCACGATGGAGGAGCGGGTGGCCCGCCTCGCCACACGCCCCGTGTGGGCCTTCCACGGCAAGGCGGACGACGTGGTCCCCGCGCTGCGCACGCGGCAGATGGTGCGCAATGTGGAGAAGGCGGGCGGCGAGGTGAAATACACGGAGTATCCCGGCGTTGGGCACAATTCCTGGGACAACGCCTACGGCGACGCCGAAGCCGCCGCCTGGCTGCTGGAGCAGCGCCTGCCCTGAAACGCGGCGCGGAATGACTGGAGAACGGACCATGAGCATGCAGATGGTTGTGCTGTGCGCGGTGTTGTCTTTGGCGGCCACGGCGGCCCGTGCCGGGGAGGCGGCCCCGGTCCGCGTCTGGGAGGACACCATCACCCTCCCCACCCACCTCTGGCAGGAGGACATCCACCCCGTCTTCCAGGAACTGGAGGGGTCCATCTACTACCCCTGGCCCCGGCAGGATCATCTGCTCCGCGAGGTGGTCCAGAAGAACTACCGGACGCTGAACCTCGAAAATGAACATCTCCGCGTGACCTGCATCCCCGAACTCGGCGGGCGCATCCATTCCGTGTTCAACAAGGCCACCGGCGGCGAGATGTTCCACCGGAACGACCACATCAAGCCCGCCCTCATCGCCATGCGCGGCGCGTGGATCGCCGGGGGCATCGAATGGAACGCCGGTCCCCAGGGCCACACGGTCTTCATGATGGAGCCGGTGCAGGCCGCGCTCCAGGAGAACCCGGACGGCTCCGCCACGCTGATCGTGGGCACCACGGAGAAAACCTTCAGGACCCGGTGGGTGGTCCGGCTCACCCTGCGTCCGGGTCGCGCCTTCCTCGAGGAGGTCATCCGCCTCATCAACCCCACCGACGGGGTGCAGCCCTATTACTTCTGGAACAACACAGCCTTTCCGAACAACCCCGGCACGCGCTTCATCTACCCCATGACCCTGGGCACGGACCATGCGGGCACCACCTTCTTCCGTTGGCCCGTGAACGAGGGACGCGACCTGACCTGGCTGAAGAACTACGACACCATGACCTCCATTTTCGGCTATGAGGTGGGCTTCGACTTCTTCGGCGCCTACGAGGTGGACGAGGACCGGGGCATCGTCTCCTACACCAACCACCACGAGGTGCCGGGCAAGAAGGCGTGGACCTGGGGCAAGGACGATTTCGGCATCGTCAGCCAGATGTCCCTGTCGGATGACGGTCCCGACAAGTCGCAGTATATCGAGGTGCAGAGCGGTCCCCTGCGCACCCAGGCCGACTACGGCATGATGCGACCGCGCCAGGAAATCGTCTGGCGCGAGTGGTGGTACCCGGTCCATGGCCTCGGGGACGGTTTCGAGTACGCCACGCGCGACGTGGCGGCGCAGGCGTATCACCGTGAGGAGGCGCTGGAACTGCGCCTGCTTGCCACGGGGACTTTCGCCGACGCCCGGTGCACGCTGTCCGCGGCGGGAAAGGTCCTGCTGGACACGGAGGTGGCCCTGTCCCCGGCCAAGCCCGCCGTCATAACCCTGGCGCCCGCGCCGGAAGGCCCGGTGCATGTCCTGGTGACCGACCCCGCGCAGGGCACACTCCTCGACTACACCACGCCCCTGGACATCCCGGTCATTGACCCGCCCAGTCTGGAGAAGCGTCCTGCCCGGCCCGACGGGGAGCCCACGGCGGACGAACTCTTCGCCGACGCCTTCCTGAAGGACAGCCAGTCGGACCCCGACGGCGCCCGCGCGGGCTATGAAAAGGTGCTCGAACTCGACCCGGAACACGCCGGCGCGCGCTGCGCGCTGGCCGTGCTGGACAACGAGTCCGCCCGCTTCGCCGAGGCGGCGGAGCACGCCCGCATCGCCGTCGCCCGCGACCCCGGCAACGGCACGGCCTGGCACCAGCTCGGCGTGGCCCGCATGGGGCTGCTGGAGTATGAGGAGGCCGCCCGCGCCGGATGGAAGGCGGCCCGCTGCGCGGGCACGGAGGCGTTGGGCCTGGAACTGGTCGGGCGCGCCGCCATGTGGCGCCGGGACTACGGGACGGCTTCGGATATCCTCGCGCGCGCGGTGCGTCTCGCACCGGAAAACACCACCCTGCGCGACGCATGGCTCGCGTCACGGTTTAACTTGGGAGACGGGGACGCGCTGCTGGCGGACATGGAAGCCGCCGCGCAGGCGGACCCGACAGACGTCCTTCCCACCGTGCTCGGGCCGCTGGTCCGCTGGCACACGGCCTCATCGGAAAACGCCGCCAACGCGGCATTGGACACGCTGCCCGCAGCCCTGACCGCCTTGGGCGGCGACCCGGCGTTCAACACCCTCGAGGCCGCCGCGTTCCTGCTCGGCATGGACCTGCCCCGGCCCGCGCTGGAACTTCTCCAGACCGCCGAAAAGGCGGGCATTTTCCAAGACGCCGGACCTTACCCGCTCTATTGTATGGCGTATTGCCGGACCCGTCTCAGCGCGCGTGTGGGGGAGGACGCGCGGGCGCTTCTGCTCACCGCCGCCGCCGGGACCAACCCCGCCGCCCCCAAGCCCCAGCACCCCCACGGTGCGCAGGCACTCGCCCTGATGCGTTGGGCTGTGGAGTTCAATCCGAATGACGCCAACGCCCATTACCTGCTCGGGCTGACCCTGGCGGGGCTGCACCGCGCTTCCGAGGCGGTGCCCTGCTGGGAGCGGGCCGCGGCGATCAACCCCGGCCACGGGCTGGCCTGGCGGCTGCTGGGCCTGCACCGCTGGAAAAAGGACGGCAATCTTGAGGGGGCGGAGATCGCCTACCGGAACGCCCTCGCCGCGCTGCCCAACGACCAGATGGTTCTGCGCGACCTGACGGAGGTGTTGACGAAACAGGGTCGCCGCGCCGAGGCGCTGGCCCTGGCAGAGGCGCTGCCGGAGGACAGCTTCCGGCGCTACGACCTCGCCCTGTGGCAGGCCAAGGCCTACCTTGACGAGGGGCGGAACGACGACTGCGTCGCCTTCCTGCGGGAGTCCCGCTTCTCCAATTGGGAAGGCGTGACCACGCCGCGCGACATCTTTGTGGGCGCCCTCATGGCGCGCGGGAAACAGCGTTTCGAGGCGGGGCTGCACGCGGAGGCCCTGGCCGACTTCGAGGAGGCCCTGACCTATCCCGAGAATCTGGGTGTGGGGCAACGGTACAAACGCACCGACGCCGAAACCTGCCTCTGGGCGGGAAAAGCGCTCCAGGCCTTGGGCCGTGTGGAGGAGGCCCGCGCGATATGGACCGAGGGCGCCGGGCAAATCACCCTGGCTGACCCGCCACAGGTCTTCGTGACAGTCACCACGGAGCAGGACGAGGCGGTGGGCCTGTGCCGCGCCGCGCTGGAAGCTTTGCGGTAATCTGCCCGCAACATTTCCGTTCCCGCCCGAAAATTCGTGACAGTACGGATAACCACGCCAAAACCCCACTTTTTGGGCGCCGCCCAGCCTTTCTCTTAATTCATATATCCATGACCCGGACACCTCCGCCATACCCCGAAATTATATGTATTCTGTGTTTTCCTTGCCGTTTGGGTATTGCTATTTTGTAGAATTTTCACTATACTGGAAATAGAGAGTCCTGCATGCTGTCCTTGGGGTGTCAGATGTTCCGCCCCGGTGCCGCCGCCAAGGCAGCAAAAAGAAGGGTGCGGATAAACCAACCATTACGGGGTGGAAAGCGAAAGGACCGTAATCATGCGCAGAAAAGGATTTACCCTCATCGAACTGCTGGTGGTCATCGCGATCATCGGCATCCTGGCGGCCATACTGCTTCCGGCCCTCGCCCGGGCGCGGGAATCGGCGCGCCGCGCCAGTTGCCAGAACAACCTGAAACAGTGGGGTCTCGTGTTCAAGATGTACGGCAATGAGGCCAAGGGGGCCTTCCCGCCCATGTTGGCCAAATTTGTCCCCGGCGGCACGCTTCAATGCGACACCACGGATCCCGCGGGCCGCACCTTCGTGGTGGCGGCGGGCCCGAAATTCACCGCCATTTACCCGGAGTACCTGACGGACCCGGCCATCATCTTCTGCCCCTCCGATCCGGTGGACAAGGCCGCCGATGTCTTCGCAAAATCCGACTTCATCGGCGAGAACGGCACCCCGGTCTTAAAGGGCCAGCCCATGCTCACCCAGCCCTGCACCTCGCAGGTGCGCGGCCTGCAGATGGCCGACCTCAGCTACCAGTATCTTGGCTGGGTCTTCGACATCTGCGACTACGGCGACCCCGTTGTCACCACCTCAAATTTCACGGGACCCCGCCAGATGCTCGAGGCCGCCGTGAACGCCGGCCTCCTGAACTTCCTCACGGGCAATGTGACCTCCGACAGCGAGAGAAACCTTGACCGCGACCTGACGGTTTCGGCGGGCTTCGGCAACGGCGGCACGGGCGTGGATGTCGCAAACGGCCCAAAGACGGTTTACCGTCTCCGCGAGGGCATCGAGCGATTCCTCATCACGGACATCAACAACCCCGGCGCGAGTGCCATGGCGCAAAGCACGATATGGATGATGGGTGACGGGGTGAGCACGACGGTGAACGAGTACAACCACATCCCTGGCGGCTCGAATTTCCTGTACATGGACGGCCATGTCGAGTTCATCCGCTACCAGTCAACCGGCAAGGCCCCGGTGAACGAGCCCTGCGCGAAGTTCTTCGGCAGCATCATGACCGGATTCGGCTCCTGACACCGTTTCGGGAAGCGCGTTTCTCCTGTTTTCAACCGTCCGCCCCCACCCCGGGCGGGCGGTCTTTTTTTACCAAGGGGACTGCGGCCGCTCCTGGCCTATTCGGCGCCGAAACGGTAGAGCATGAGCATGCCGGGGGCAGGGTAGGCCTCGCGGGGCCGGTCCCGGTGGCTGGTCATGGTCTCCCAGCGGAGCGCATAACGCCCGCCGGGAACGCCGGTCCCGGACTCTGCGCACCAGTTCACCTGCATGTCCGGGTGGTCCGTCCGGACGGCTGCGAGTTCTTGTGGATAAGGCCGGGCCCTCTCGAAATCCCCCACGGGCCTCAGAGTGGCCTCATCCAGAAACCACCCGCCGGTTCCATATTTCACATGCTCCCATGTCTGGGCGAGCTTTCCGGGTCCGGCGGGCTTCACGGCGCCGACTTTAATCTCAAAAATCATGGAACCCCCCCCCTCGAACCACCAGCGGTAATCCCAGTCACTGGTCTGGTGGAGGACCCATGCCCCGTCTTCAAGCCGGGCGTTAAACAGTTGGGTGTTCCCGTCCGCGTCAAACTTGTGGTAGGCGATGACGGGCCGTTTCTGCGAGTCGAACCCGATTTTATGGTTGCCGTTGATCATGCCGCCTTTTGGCGGCACGGGGTCCACAATGTCGCAGTCGGCCAGTTTGATGGGCAGGGGCAGGGGGTTCCCTTTGCCGTCCTCCCAGTGGACCAGGTCGCGGCTGCGCGCGTAGGAGAGGTCGTGGTTGCTCTCGCAGCCCGGATGGTTCCGCCACACCCAGCACAGGTGAAACAACCCGTCCGGCCCCTTCACAGGCCCCTGGAAGTAGGCGTTGGCCTTCCCCTCGCCGTCCGTCAGGGGCGTGTCGAGCAGACGCCGCCATTTCTCCGTCTTCACGTCATAGGCGTTGTAAATTTGGTTGCCCGACCCGCTTTTCCCGTCGCGGTAAGTGAAGACCAGCTCATTGTCCGCGCCGCGCAGGAACTGCGGGTAGGTGCAGCGGTCTTCCTGAGGTCCGACCATGCGGTGGATGCGCTGGAAGGTGGTGATGTCGCCCGGCGCAGTGGTGCGGTAATAGACTAGGGGGTCCACATGCATGTTGCCGCAGAGATGGATGTGGCCCGCGTCGTCCAGCACCATGGTGATGCTGTTGTGGCTGTCCCAGCCCACACGCTCGGGAAGCCGCGCAAAAGCCCATCCGGGGGTGTCCAGCGACCAGACGCCCACGGTCATCCAGCGGTCCGCATCGTAAAAGGCGACGTACTGGCGCGGCGCGTCCGTCAGCAGGCAGAACCCCACGGGATGCCCCGCCCACACGGGGGCCACGGGAATCTCCTCCAGCACGGCGGGCTGCGCCATGGCCGGAACGGCGGCGCACAACGCCAGCATCACCACAAAAAGATGCGGGCAAAAAACGCCCCCCCGGATACGGCTCATGGCGTTCTCCCCGCAGACACCGGAAACGGGTCCGCGATACCGGAGACTACTCTTCCGTGGTGTCCGGCTGGTTGATGACGTTCAGGATCTGAAAATACAGCAGAATCAGGCCCATGATGCCGCCAAGAACGCCGACCACCATGTTAAAAATCTGCATGAAATTCATTATTGGTCTCCTGTGCTTTTTTGCCGGACTTAATTCCACTTGAGACGTTAAGATACCCGAAAACAGCTTACCATGCAAGGCGGGAACCGTTACGCGGCACCAAAAGTGGCACAGGAAGTGGCATGGGTGTCCCGCCCGTGGATAACCATGCCACAGGGTTGCGCGGGGACAGGGCCAGCCGCCACAATGGTGGGGTAGACCCGCAGGAAAGGAACCCACGATGAAAAATATTACTTTGGCCGCCCTGTTTGCACTGTGCGCCGTGCTCACGCTCCCCATCTGCGCGGAGGAGGCGGGATGGGTGGACCTGTTCAACGGGAAAGACCTCTCCGGCTGGACGCAGAAAAACGGCAAAGCGCTCTACGCCGTGGAAAACGGGGAGATTGTGGGGACCTCCGTGCCGAACACGGAGAACAGTTTCCTCTGCACGGAGAAGGATTACGGCGATTTCGAGCTGGAATTCGAGTTCCTGGGCCACCCTTCACTCAACTCCGGGGTGCAGGTGCGCAGCCAGAGCCTCCCGGACTACAAGGACGGCCGGGTCCACGGCTACCAGTGCGAGCTGGAGGACGAGGCCCAGGACCGGGACTGGTTCTGCGGGATTTATGACGAGGGGCGGCGCGGCTGGCTCTTCCCCACGAAGGAGGACAAGGACACCGGGAAAGTATTCGGCGACGCGGGCCGCCGCCTGTGGAAAAACGGGGAATGGAACCTTGTCCGCATCGAGGCGAAGGGCGGGCGCATCCGCACCTGGCTCAACGGCGAGGCGCGGGCCGACCTGGAGGACAGCATGACCCTTTCGGGGTTCATCGCGCTGCAGGTCCACGGCGTGGGGAAAAAGGAGACCCCCATGAGCGTGCGCTGGCGCAACATCCGCATCCGGGAACTGGCCGCGGAGTGACCCCCGCCGCTTGCGCGGGAACGGCCGAAGCGGGTACCATTCGCCGAAGCGGGGGAGGACACGCCCCCGCAAACAGAGGTTTTTCGCTTGTCCGACCAGGAAGACATCATCACGCCCGCCGACGACGGGGCGCTTTCCACCCCGGAAGGCGCGGCCGCGTCCGCCGACCCCGCCGACATGTCGGCGGAGGAGTTCAGCGACGAGGCGCTGCGCCTGAACCTGGAGCAGTTCGAGGGTCCCTTCGAGGTCCTGCTCTACCTTATCCGTTCCCAGGAAATTGACATCTTCGACATCCCCATCCTGAAGGTGACCGAGCAGTACCTGCGCTTCCTCGACATGATGCGCGAGGAGAACCTCGACGTGGCCGGGGAGTTCCTTGTGATGGCCGCCACGCTCATCCAAATCAAGTCGCGGATGATCCTGCCGGTCGAGCTGGACACGGAGGACGACGAGGAGGTGGAGGAGGAGGACCCCCGCCTCGAACTCGTGGAGAAACTGCTTGAGTACCGCCGCTTCCGCGACCTGTCCCAGGCCCTGGCGGACCGCGAACAGGCCCGCTCCGACTGGTTTGGGCGCAGTGTGCGGCCCGTATTCGAGCCCGCCGGGGACGATGAAAACGACTTCATCGAGGTGGGCATGTACGACCTCCTCAACGGCATCCGCGCCGTGCTCCGCTTCATCTCCGGCGACCTCTTCCACCAGGTAAACATGGAGCACTCCTCCGTGGACGAGAAAATCGGCCGCATCGAGGAACTCCTGCGCGAGCGCGACAGTGTGGCCTGGACCGACCTGCACCGCGAATGCCGCAGCCGCATGGAGCTGGTCTGCTGCCTCCTCGCCATCCTCGAACTCTGCCGCATGCGCCGCATCCGCGCGCACCAGCACGCGGCTTTCGGCGAAATCCGCCTCTTCGCCCGCATGGACGAGCCCGACGCGCCTCTGGAGGGGGGCGCGGAAGCCGATGGGCTGGTGGCCTGAGCGCCCACCGCTGTGGCGCAGGGGCGAGCGCGCCGCCGCCTGGTACCTGCGCCTGCGCGGCTACCGCATCCTCGGGCGCAACCTCCGCTTCGGCCACCAGGAGATGGACATCCTCGCCAAACGGGGCGACACCGTGGTCTTCGTCGAAGTGCGCACCCGCGCCTCCGGCGACCTCATGCCCCCGGAAGACTCCATAACCCCCGCCAAACGCCGCCACCTGCGCGCCGCCGCCCGGCAATACCTCGCCCGCCACGAGTCCCCGGACCTCTATTACCGCTTCGACGTGATCGGCATCATCATGCCCCCGCACGGCAAATCCCAAATCACCCACATCCCCGATGCGTTTCGGATAAGGGAATAGGAGCACCGGAGCCCGGGGTAGACGTGTTTAAACTGCGGCAGCGTGACGCTTTATCCGATTGGCGTGAGTGTCTTTTATAGTTCTTGCTCTTTATCCTGCTCTTGCTCTTGCTCCAAATCCCCAAACGAATCTGGTGTGCCTTGCTTCGCAGCCTCTTCCCAGGTGTCGGCATGTGCCCGGTCAGCCCTCCACAGTACCGGCCACAGTGGTGAGCCTGCGCATGGAACGTTCTGGTTTGATCCCATGAACATAATACATTAATATTAATAATAGTGTATAAAATAACAACTTATCCTGTTCACAGAAAGGGGGATGGGCTTATTAGTGGAAAACATTACTATTTGTTTATACTGGCAGTATGTACACTATGTTTTACATAAAATTAGTGTTGACAATATGCGCATTCTGTGATAGCATGTCCTGTGGTAAAGTTGAATAGGGGCTCGGAAGTGATTTCGACTCGCGCACAGGGGCGCATTCTTCACAGGGGCTTTCCGTGGTGCGGCATGGCAACGGGCAATCTCACGCCGATTTATAGTGTATTAGTGTTATAGTTC
The Candidatus Hydrogenedentota bacterium genome window above contains:
- a CDS encoding aspartate aminotransferase family protein — its product is MVVARAKGSRLWTVDGRKLIDFTSGVLVSNLGYAHPLFEKRLAEYRRGLPRNAYNMVTAVQVEASRRLVASMRANPNAQQTLWAASGSEGIQKAMWAAMHFQPERHILVATRGGFHGKKGLAADVSGESSPNPNVRFISFPMGDGLSEADCRRELDALAAENPGKIALLITEPYLGAKGSFHPPKWYHALLQEWCRAQGAAFIFDEVQSCFGRTGNMYAFESYGVQPDLVVLGKGLANGEPAAAVVGRRDMISSMDYGEASDTFSGVPGACAAVCATLDVFKAEKIVAQSRRLEKWLRKGLGRLQKEFPFVREVRGEGAVYGVEMTDKETADRCVLEAYRARAKKGVHFLGPLAGKVLRVSPPLVITREEVDEAFGLIAEAWGRIK
- a CDS encoding prolyl oligopeptidase family serine peptidase; amino-acid sequence: MGIQGLAGMVAFALLCGAAGAQDAAAPATGFLNQSVTVDGHEHRYALYVPREYDAAKAWPLVVFLHGAGERGADGLKQTEVGIGRAIRLNPERFPCLVLMPQCPDNKFWDAMFPAMEAMMARTKAGYTVDEKRVTLTGLSLGGYGTWLWGSMKTDTFAALMPVCGGGNPMDLKRLSPDMTPDSFGTMEERVARLATRPVWAFHGKADDVVPALRTRQMVRNVEKAGGEVKYTEYPGVGHNSWDNAYGDAEAAAWLLEQRLP
- a CDS encoding DUF5107 domain-containing protein — its product is MSMQMVVLCAVLSLAATAARAGEAAPVRVWEDTITLPTHLWQEDIHPVFQELEGSIYYPWPRQDHLLREVVQKNYRTLNLENEHLRVTCIPELGGRIHSVFNKATGGEMFHRNDHIKPALIAMRGAWIAGGIEWNAGPQGHTVFMMEPVQAALQENPDGSATLIVGTTEKTFRTRWVVRLTLRPGRAFLEEVIRLINPTDGVQPYYFWNNTAFPNNPGTRFIYPMTLGTDHAGTTFFRWPVNEGRDLTWLKNYDTMTSIFGYEVGFDFFGAYEVDEDRGIVSYTNHHEVPGKKAWTWGKDDFGIVSQMSLSDDGPDKSQYIEVQSGPLRTQADYGMMRPRQEIVWREWWYPVHGLGDGFEYATRDVAAQAYHREEALELRLLATGTFADARCTLSAAGKVLLDTEVALSPAKPAVITLAPAPEGPVHVLVTDPAQGTLLDYTTPLDIPVIDPPSLEKRPARPDGEPTADELFADAFLKDSQSDPDGARAGYEKVLELDPEHAGARCALAVLDNESARFAEAAEHARIAVARDPGNGTAWHQLGVARMGLLEYEEAARAGWKAARCAGTEALGLELVGRAAMWRRDYGTASDILARAVRLAPENTTLRDAWLASRFNLGDGDALLADMEAAAQADPTDVLPTVLGPLVRWHTASSENAANAALDTLPAALTALGGDPAFNTLEAAAFLLGMDLPRPALELLQTAEKAGIFQDAGPYPLYCMAYCRTRLSARVGEDARALLLTAAAGTNPAAPKPQHPHGAQALALMRWAVEFNPNDANAHYLLGLTLAGLHRASEAVPCWERAAAINPGHGLAWRLLGLHRWKKDGNLEGAEIAYRNALAALPNDQMVLRDLTEVLTKQGRRAEALALAEALPEDSFRRYDLALWQAKAYLDEGRNDDCVAFLRESRFSNWEGVTTPRDIFVGALMARGKQRFEAGLHAEALADFEEALTYPENLGVGQRYKRTDAETCLWAGKALQALGRVEEARAIWTEGAGQITLADPPQVFVTVTTEQDEAVGLCRAALEALR
- a CDS encoding DUF1559 domain-containing protein, producing MMRRKGFTLIELLVVIAIIGILAAILLPALARARESARRASCQNNLKQWGLVFKMYGNEAKGAFPPMLAKFVPGGTLQCDTTDPAGRTFVVAAGPKFTAIYPEYLTDPAIIFCPSDPVDKAADVFAKSDFIGENGTPVLKGQPMLTQPCTSQVRGLQMADLSYQYLGWVFDICDYGDPVVTTSNFTGPRQMLEAAVNAGLLNFLTGNVTSDSERNLDRDLTVSAGFGNGGTGVDVANGPKTVYRLREGIERFLITDINNPGASAMAQSTIWMMGDGVSTTVNEYNHIPGGSNFLYMDGHVEFIRYQSTGKAPVNEPCAKFFGSIMTGFGS
- a CDS encoding BNR-4 repeat-containing protein; this encodes MSRIRGGVFCPHLFVVMLALCAAVPAMAQPAVLEEIPVAPVWAGHPVGFCLLTDAPRQYVAFYDADRWMTVGVWSLDTPGWAFARLPERVGWDSHNSITMVLDDAGHIHLCGNMHVDPLVYYRTTAPGDITTFQRIHRMVGPQEDRCTYPQFLRGADNELVFTYRDGKSGSGNQIYNAYDVKTEKWRRLLDTPLTDGEGKANAYFQGPVKGPDGLFHLCWVWRNHPGCESNHDLSYARSRDLVHWEDGKGNPLPLPIKLADCDIVDPVPPKGGMINGNHKIGFDSQKRPVIAYHKFDADGNTQLFNARLEDGAWVLHQTSDWDYRWWFEGGGSMIFEIKVGAVKPAGPGKLAQTWEHVKYGTGGWFLDEATLRPVGDFERARPYPQELAAVRTDHPDMQVNWCAESGTGVPGGRYALRWETMTSHRDRPREAYPAPGMLMLYRFGAE
- a CDS encoding DUF1080 domain-containing protein, with the protein product MKNITLAALFALCAVLTLPICAEEAGWVDLFNGKDLSGWTQKNGKALYAVENGEIVGTSVPNTENSFLCTEKDYGDFELEFEFLGHPSLNSGVQVRSQSLPDYKDGRVHGYQCELEDEAQDRDWFCGIYDEGRRGWLFPTKEDKDTGKVFGDAGRRLWKNGEWNLVRIEAKGGRIRTWLNGEARADLEDSMTLSGFIALQVHGVGKKETPMSVRWRNIRIRELAAE
- a CDS encoding segregation/condensation protein A; the protein is MSDQEDIITPADDGALSTPEGAAASADPADMSAEEFSDEALRLNLEQFEGPFEVLLYLIRSQEIDIFDIPILKVTEQYLRFLDMMREENLDVAGEFLVMAATLIQIKSRMILPVELDTEDDEEVEEEDPRLELVEKLLEYRRFRDLSQALADREQARSDWFGRSVRPVFEPAGDDENDFIEVGMYDLLNGIRAVLRFISGDLFHQVNMEHSSVDEKIGRIEELLRERDSVAWTDLHRECRSRMELVCCLLAILELCRMRRIRAHQHAAFGEIRLFARMDEPDAPLEGGAEADGLVA